In one window of Streptomyces sp. NBC_01224 DNA:
- a CDS encoding beta/gamma crystallin domain-containing protein yields MISKSKRAARSVAVALATTAALTIGMPSGNAFAIDHVQCVGGENFLKIWSHLDGRESVDCYANGGKTDFGGWWIDRISTGNNDLIYYDANGDSVKIERWHDITFPNHPPRVVAIQIV; encoded by the coding sequence GTGATCTCGAAAAGTAAGAGGGCTGCGCGTTCCGTGGCCGTGGCGCTCGCCACAACTGCCGCGCTCACCATCGGCATGCCGAGCGGTAACGCCTTCGCCATCGACCACGTCCAATGTGTGGGCGGGGAGAACTTCTTGAAGATCTGGTCGCACCTCGATGGCCGTGAGAGCGTCGACTGCTACGCGAACGGCGGGAAGACCGACTTCGGCGGGTGGTGGATCGACCGGATCTCCACGGGCAACAACGACCTGATCTACTACGACGCCAACGGTGACTCGGTGAAGATCGAGCGCTGGCACGACATCACCTTCCCGAACCATCCGCCGAGGGTCGTCGCCATCCAGATTGTGTGA